In Rhipicephalus microplus isolate Deutch F79 chromosome 9, USDA_Rmic, whole genome shotgun sequence, one genomic interval encodes:
- the LOC142772286 gene encoding uncharacterized protein LOC142772286, whose amino-acid sequence MNATNSNDQTTYSDASRIESMSTMTDLRSSHRMMKTGCIIFFPLGLTSLIAALSLVYITAMHDQHYARPRAGTSVAERQFADVHDAATTPRWISEATPVHSTSDKRTDAEDQAETSLSPFYGREGDMTSKLGNPTRGVATGPSLGASEENAKTSWLAVADSRNSSKTTAKKVWFPVSTRRKSTRSPKVISTVRWTHPFSQTVQRIDFDSLDNEDMNDIDDHAHKGKSSRTSRNAATSDREYRRTTDLLDLLGVLDTSAPLVNLSGSAKRGNFTKKKTVHDVTNRRYRLQSVGSTRSLWKRPTIGGRNSHLIRKISSPVMRVQTRHLPLFKRRSMTTKKSRYVSTKRRHRAIQHFPSIVRKRCLLVVKAPENTRAEY is encoded by the exons ATGAATGCCACAAATAGTAATGACCAGACAACCTATTCAGACGCAAGCCGGATCGAATCCATGAGCACCATGACAGACCTACGCTCAAGTCACCGCATGATGAAGACGGGTTGCATCATCTTTTTTCCGTTGGGGCTGACGTCACTGATAGCAGCCCTCTCGCTCGTCTACATCACCGCAATGCACGATCAGCACTATGCACGTCCTCGTGCGGGAACCAGCGTGGCGGAACGTCAATTCGCCGACGTCCACGACGCCGCGACGACGCCAAGGTGGATTTCGGAAGCCACACCTGTTCACAGTACGTCCGACAAAAGGACAGACGCGGAGGACCAAGCTGAGACGTCTCTATCACCTTTCTACGGCAGAGAAGGAGACATGACCTCCAAGTTAGGAAACCCGACCCGCGGTGTCGCTACTGGCCCATCTTTAGGAGCTTCTGAAGAGAATGCGAAAACAAGCTGGCTTGCCGTCGCCGACAGCAGGAACTCATCAAAGACGACTGCTAAGAAGGTTTGGTTCCCGGTGTCCACCAGGAGGAAGTCTACGCGCTCTCCTAAGGTCATCTCCACAGTACGATGGACGCACCCATTCTCGCAAACCGTGCAACGAATCGACTTTGATTCTCTGGATAACGAAGACATGAATGACATTGATGACCATGCGCACAAAGGCAAGTCCAGTCGAACATCCAGGAACGCTGCGACCAGTGACCGTGAGTACAGGAGGACCACGGACCTACTCGACCTTCTGGGCGTCCTGGATACTTCGGCGCCTCTCGTGAACTTGTCTGGAAGTGCCAAGCGTGGGAACTTCACTAAGAAGAAGACAGTTCATGACGTGACCAATCGTCGTTACCGTCTCCAAAGCGTGGGGTCCACCAGGTCATTGTGGAAAAGGCCCACTATAG GCGGAAGAAACAGCCACCTGATTCGCAAGATTTCTTCCCCCGTGATGCGGGTGCAGACGCGTCACCTGCCTCTGTTTAAACGACGCTCAATGACAACGAAAAAATCCCGCTATGTATCTACAAAACGACGACACCGTGCT ATACAACACTTTCCGAGCATTGTCAGAAAGCGCTGCCTACTGGTAGTAAAGGCTCCTGAGAACACAAGAGCTGAATATTAG